TCCAGGAATCTCTTGTCCTGTATCCGTTAGCATACTTGTAAATTGTGGAACAACAAAAACAAGCATCGCCCAAATTACACCTGTTCCAACAAGTGAAACAATAACTGGATAAGTCAAAGCTGACTTAATCTGAGCAATGGTCTTTTGCTGCTTCTCCATGTGCTCAGCTAGTTTATCTAGAATAGAGTCGAGAATACCTCCCGTCTCACCGGCCTTAATAAGACTGCAATATAATTTATCAAAACCTTGCTGCTTTTCGAGTGCTTCAGAAATCGTCTTACCTTCGCCAACTTCTCTAGCGACTTCTTTAATTGCTCTTTTTAGCGATGGATTCTTCTCCGACTTATAAAGAATTTCAAGTCCATGAAGAATTGGAACCCCGGCAGAAATCATAATAGAGAGCTGCTTTGTAAAGTTCTTTAACTCAGTCATTCCAAAAGGCTTAGCAAAACCTTTTTCTTCCATCCACTCACCAATATCAAATTCTAATAACGACGGTGGGGTAATTTTTTTAATCCTGATTCCCTGAGCTCTTAAGATCCTTCTCGCTTCTCTTTCATTTTTTGCATCGACCGCCCCCTCTAGGCGCTTGCCATCTTTGCTTAATCCTTCGTAGCGCCAATTAGCCATTACGACCTACCTCTCCCTTTCAATCCTAATTGAGAATTAAGTTCTTCAGGGTTAGTCGAATACGTTAGAGCCGCTTCAGCATCAATAAGTCCTCTATCAACAAACTTCTTTAAAGATTGGTTCATTGTTACCATTCCCGTTTGATCTTGACCTACTTGCATTTGCGAATAAACTTGGTGAATTTTATCTTCACGAATAAGGTTTCTAATGGCTGGAGTTGGTCGCAAGATTTCCTGCGCACAAACACGTCCACCTTCAAAAGACTTTGGAATTAGCTGCTGAGAGACAACCCCTTGTAAAACGAATGATAGTAGTGTTCTAATCTGACCTTGCTGATCAGAAGGGAAAACGTTGATAATCCTGTTAATTGTCTGAACAGTAGAGTTGGTGTGTAATGTTCCAAACACCAAGTGACCTGTTTCAGCAATTGTTAGTGCGGCTTCAATTGTTTCTGGATCTCGAAGCTCTCCAACCAGAACGATATCAGGGTCCTGTCTTAGGAGTGACTTAATAGCATTTTTAAACGTAAGTGAGTCTCTACCAATTTCTCTCTGATTAACGATACAACTTTTATGGTTGTGAACGAATTCAACAGGGTCCTCAAGTGTAATAATATGGCCTGCCTCAACACTATTTAATCTATCGATGAGAGCGGCTAGCGTTGTCGACTTACCTGAACCAGTTGGCCCTGTAACAAGAATTAGTCCATTTGAAATGTCTGTCATCTCTAGAAGAACATTAGGTAAGTTCAGTTGTTTAAAGTCTGGAATGATACTTGGAATTAGACGAAATACAGCGGCAACACCACCTTTAGAATAAAAAATATTTGCCCTAAAACGAGCAAGACCCTTAATTCCAAATGAGAAGTCTAATTCTAAGTTTTTCTCAAAGTCATTTTTCTGCTCATCAGTTAATATCTGATAAACAAGTCTTTTAGA
This region of Halobacteriovorax sp. GB3 genomic DNA includes:
- a CDS encoding type IV pilus twitching motility protein PilT, coding for MSDNTITRTKYDTTNDTLKVQQLFKLMVESGGSDLHLTVGTSPGLRVNGEIVRVKIPPLSAQDSKRLVYQILTDEQKNDFEKNLELDFSFGIKGLARFRANIFYSKGGVAAVFRLIPSIIPDFKQLNLPNVLLEMTDISNGLILVTGPTGSGKSTTLAALIDRLNSVEAGHIITLEDPVEFVHNHKSCIVNQREIGRDSLTFKNAIKSLLRQDPDIVLVGELRDPETIEAALTIAETGHLVFGTLHTNSTVQTINRIINVFPSDQQGQIRTLLSFVLQGVVSQQLIPKSFEGGRVCAQEILRPTPAIRNLIREDKIHQVYSQMQVGQDQTGMVTMNQSLKKFVDRGLIDAEAALTYSTNPEELNSQLGLKGRGRS
- a CDS encoding type II secretion system F family protein translates to MANWRYEGLSKDGKRLEGAVDAKNEREARRILRAQGIRIKKITPPSLLEFDIGEWMEEKGFAKPFGMTELKNFTKQLSIMISAGVPILHGLEILYKSEKNPSLKRAIKEVAREVGEGKTISEALEKQQGFDKLYCSLIKAGETGGILDSILDKLAEHMEKQQKTIAQIKSALTYPVIVSLVGTGVIWAMLVFVVPQFTSMLTDTGQEIPGITKFVIGASDFLGDYAIFTFIGAFVAFAALKNYIKTPSGKLIYDKISMKMPVFGGIVIKGNLGSFSRTLSTMLSSGVSLVDALDICIETIDNLVITSDLKKVKKKVVEGKTLSEPLMKIDYFPDMVTQMIKVGEQTGAVDQMLLKVAQVFEDEVNDLVGQMTKMFEPIIIVVLGGIIAGILVAMYLPMFMSAGGA